A genomic stretch from Sporocytophaga myxococcoides DSM 11118 includes:
- the folP gene encoding dihydropteroate synthase yields the protein MKHRIFETKKTLLVRGKLIDLSIRPLIMGILNVTPDSFYDGGKYLTPDDIVRRAASMLENGADIIDIGGYSSRPGAENIPVEEETARVSRALKIIKKEFPESIVSVDTFRSEVARIAAADGAEIINDISGGELDEKMFETIAELKLPYILMHMKGSPATMSKLNQYDNLIGDMLQYFQEKLNRLNELGVWDIIIDPGIGFSKNSLQNFHLIRQLDIFSALNLPVLLGVSRKSFIYKTLNVSQEEALNGTTIVNAIGLSKNISIIRVHDVREAQQIISLLQKI from the coding sequence TTGAAACATAGAATTTTTGAGACAAAAAAAACACTGCTGGTCAGAGGGAAATTAATTGATTTATCTATCCGTCCACTGATAATGGGGATCTTAAATGTAACCCCTGATTCATTTTATGACGGAGGAAAATACCTTACGCCTGATGATATAGTCAGAAGAGCCGCATCAATGCTGGAAAATGGAGCTGATATTATTGATATTGGTGGTTACTCATCCAGGCCTGGAGCAGAAAATATACCCGTTGAAGAAGAAACTGCCCGCGTATCAAGGGCATTAAAAATCATAAAAAAGGAGTTCCCTGAAAGCATTGTTTCTGTGGATACATTCAGATCAGAAGTTGCGAGAATCGCAGCAGCTGACGGAGCGGAAATAATCAATGACATCTCTGGAGGCGAATTAGATGAGAAAATGTTTGAAACCATAGCAGAGCTAAAACTCCCATATATTTTAATGCACATGAAAGGTTCTCCTGCAACAATGTCAAAACTTAACCAATACGACAACTTGATTGGAGATATGCTGCAATATTTCCAGGAGAAATTAAATCGTTTGAATGAATTGGGTGTCTGGGATATAATTATAGATCCGGGAATAGGCTTTTCTAAAAATAGTTTACAAAACTTTCATTTGATTAGACAGTTAGATATCTTCAGTGCCTTAAATCTACCTGTCCTTTTAGGAGTTTCCAGGAAATCCTTCATATACAAAACTTTAAATGTTTCTCAGGAAGAAGCTTTAAACGGCACTACTATTGTTAATGCTATTGGCCTCTCAAAAAATATTAGTATAATCAGAGTTCATGATGTCCGAGAGGCTCAACAAATTATATCTCTATTACAAAAAATATAG
- a CDS encoding DUF1599 domain-containing protein produces the protein MANRTENEYRQVIKKCKDLFIKKTQDYGTAWRILRLPSITDQIFIKAQRIRSIQDKGTQKVAEDINSEFIGIINYCLIAMMQLGLKDTDPMELPAEKVAELYDKYSEETLELLTNKNHDYGEAWRDMRVSSITDIILMKLLRVKQIEDNSGRTLVSEGVNANYQDMLNYSVFSLIKSNFIDG, from the coding sequence TTGGCAAACAGGACAGAAAATGAGTACAGACAGGTAATAAAGAAGTGTAAAGACTTGTTTATCAAAAAAACGCAGGATTATGGAACAGCATGGAGAATTTTGCGTTTGCCTTCAATAACTGATCAAATATTTATCAAAGCTCAAAGAATTAGATCAATTCAGGATAAAGGAACTCAGAAAGTAGCTGAAGACATCAATTCGGAATTTATTGGAATTATAAATTATTGCCTTATCGCAATGATGCAACTAGGACTTAAGGATACTGATCCAATGGAACTACCTGCAGAAAAAGTAGCTGAATTGTACGATAAATATTCTGAAGAAACCCTTGAGCTTCTTACTAATAAAAATCATGATTATGGGGAAGCATGGAGAGATATGCGAGTAAGTTCAATTACAGATATTATTCTTATGAAGTTGTTGAGGGTCAAGCAGATAGAGGATAATAGCGGTAGGACCCTGGTTTCAGAAGGGGTAAATGCCAATTATCAGGATATGCTTAATTATAGTGTGTTTTCTTTAATTAAATCCAACTTTATAGATGGGTAA
- a CDS encoding BT_3928 family protein — MSRILVGCLFIFSGLVKLNDPYGTAFKLEEYFHVFSADFGSFFEIFIPYSLFLSIAIVGLEVILGIAVLLNYRMKQTTWILLLLILFFTFLTFYSFYFDKVKECGCFGTLIVLTPKQSFFKDLILLFFILIIFFLGRNQVSVLNSFKGDLLMLIVSFVTFYIGYHAANHLPYFDLLNFKIGNNIPQLMKAEEAPKYKFILSKGGKEFEFLQENYPSDTSYKFVRYELLNKDTTKLVPKIIGFNVDSDEGDKTNEILKGKRLLITIPDVERAFKNCEGSCVEKLKTLIAQSEKMGFSPVILTETGSADAMEAFRHELQLPVPYYFMDDVILKMMVRSNPGIMVLKDGTVIGKWHYNDIPNSDDLKMLQK, encoded by the coding sequence ATGAGCAGAATTCTTGTTGGCTGCTTGTTTATTTTTTCAGGTTTGGTAAAACTGAACGATCCGTATGGAACTGCTTTTAAGCTTGAGGAGTACTTTCACGTATTTAGCGCAGATTTTGGATCTTTTTTTGAAATTTTTATTCCGTATTCTCTTTTCTTGTCTATCGCAATAGTCGGATTGGAAGTAATTCTGGGCATAGCTGTTTTGCTTAATTACAGAATGAAGCAGACAACCTGGATTCTTTTGCTTCTAATACTGTTTTTTACATTTTTAACATTTTATTCCTTTTATTTTGATAAGGTTAAAGAGTGTGGCTGCTTCGGAACCTTGATCGTTTTAACTCCTAAGCAGTCGTTTTTCAAAGATCTTATTCTTTTATTTTTTATACTGATAATATTTTTCCTGGGAAGAAATCAAGTTTCAGTTTTAAATTCTTTCAAAGGAGATTTATTAATGCTTATAGTTTCGTTTGTGACTTTTTATATTGGATATCATGCAGCCAATCATTTACCATATTTTGATCTTCTGAATTTTAAGATAGGAAACAATATACCTCAATTAATGAAAGCGGAAGAGGCTCCGAAGTACAAATTTATTCTATCAAAAGGAGGTAAGGAATTTGAGTTTTTGCAGGAAAACTATCCTAGTGATACCTCGTATAAGTTTGTCAGGTATGAACTTTTGAATAAAGACACAACCAAACTTGTTCCCAAAATTATCGGATTTAATGTGGACAGTGACGAAGGGGATAAAACAAATGAAATCCTGAAAGGCAAAAGATTGCTTATTACAATACCTGATGTGGAGAGGGCTTTTAAGAATTGTGAAGGTAGTTGTGTGGAGAAATTAAAGACATTGATTGCTCAATCTGAAAAAATGGGATTTTCACCGGTCATTTTAACTGAAACAGGTTCAGCAGATGCTATGGAGGCATTCAGACATGAATTACAGCTTCCGGTACCATATTATTTCATGGACGATGTCATTTTGAAAATGATGGTGAGGTCAAACCCTGGAATAATGGTATTAAAAGATGGAACTGTGATAGGGAAGTGGCACTATAATGACATTCCTAATAGTGATGATTTAAAAATGCTGCAGAAGTAG
- a CDS encoding ABC transporter permease yields the protein MIKFISTRFLYGLLVLFGALIVVFFLFNVLPGDPVAMMAGQRTDVSTREAITRELGLDQPLPVQLGYYLNDLSPVSIHKNTEANEKNYEYKKLFTVNDKVVVVKYPYLRRSFQTNKKVSEIIFENLEGTFWLAFAAMLFATVFGILFGMMASVKPNSLLDHSTISLSVLGISAPPFVMGALIAMVFGYYLSDYTGLNTSGQLWEDDLTGRKLVLKNLILPAFTLGLRPLAIIIQLTRSSMLDVLSQDYIRTARAKGLRYYKIILKHALKNALNPVITAVSGWLASLMAGAFFIEYIFNWKGIGSVTIDAVYKLDFPVVMGTTLFVALVFIVINICVDILYAAIDPRVRLH from the coding sequence ATGATAAAATTTATATCAACTAGGTTTTTATATGGCTTACTGGTACTGTTCGGTGCTTTGATAGTTGTATTTTTTCTTTTTAACGTATTGCCAGGTGATCCTGTAGCTATGATGGCAGGTCAGAGAACGGATGTTTCTACCAGAGAAGCAATTACAAGAGAGCTTGGCCTTGACCAGCCACTTCCTGTTCAGTTGGGCTATTATTTGAATGACCTTTCTCCTGTTTCTATTCACAAGAATACTGAGGCGAATGAGAAAAATTATGAGTATAAAAAACTTTTTACAGTTAATGATAAAGTAGTTGTGGTTAAATACCCATATCTGCGCAGATCATTTCAAACCAATAAAAAAGTTAGTGAAATTATTTTCGAAAACCTCGAAGGGACCTTCTGGCTTGCGTTTGCTGCAATGTTATTCGCTACAGTTTTCGGAATACTATTTGGAATGATGGCTTCTGTAAAACCCAACAGCCTTCTTGATCATTCGACAATATCTCTTTCCGTTTTGGGAATTTCAGCACCACCGTTTGTAATGGGGGCTTTAATTGCAATGGTTTTTGGATATTATCTTTCTGATTACACAGGTTTAAATACATCTGGCCAGTTATGGGAGGATGATCTGACTGGAAGAAAACTGGTATTGAAAAATCTTATTTTACCTGCATTTACTTTAGGACTTAGACCATTAGCTATTATTATTCAGCTTACAAGAAGCAGTATGCTGGATGTATTATCTCAAGATTATATAAGAACCGCCAGGGCAAAAGGACTAAGATATTATAAAATAATACTTAAGCATGCATTGAAAAATGCTTTGAATCCGGTTATTACTGCGGTTTCCGGATGGTTGGCTTCTTTAATGGCTGGTGCATTCTTTATAGAATACATATTTAACTGGAAGGGAATAGGATCCGTTACCATTGATGCAGTTTATAAGCTAGATTTTCCAGTTGTAATGGGTACAACATTGTTTGTAGCACTTGTTTTCATAGTTATCAATATTTGTGTAGATATTTTATATGCAGCCATTGACCCAAGAGTGAGATTGCATTAA
- a CDS encoding shikimate kinase, translating to MKLFLIGLPGSGKSTLGVKLAELLNFEFLDTDELIVKTEGMTINKIFHQFGEDHFRKLEEATLKQLINLDNIVISTGGGLPCFYDNMNLILSIGFSIYLNVSPEIITERLYAVNDQSRPMVKGKNREDMLTFLIQKCAERTGFYQKANLEISEVTSPEEVVKLLKEKKVIF from the coding sequence ATGAAGCTTTTTTTAATTGGACTTCCCGGTTCGGGGAAATCTACCCTTGGCGTTAAGCTTGCGGAACTACTTAATTTTGAATTTTTAGATACGGATGAATTAATCGTCAAAACAGAAGGAATGACGATCAATAAAATATTTCATCAGTTCGGAGAAGACCATTTTAGAAAACTAGAAGAAGCAACCCTTAAGCAGCTTATTAATCTCGATAATATTGTCATTTCAACTGGAGGAGGCTTGCCATGTTTTTATGATAATATGAATTTAATATTATCCATAGGCTTCAGTATATATCTAAACGTCTCTCCGGAAATAATTACTGAAAGATTGTATGCAGTAAACGATCAGAGCAGACCAATGGTAAAGGGCAAAAATAGAGAAGATATGTTGACATTTTTGATTCAAAAGTGTGCAGAGAGAACAGGTTTTTATCAAAAAGCGAACTTAGAAATAAGCGAAGTAACTTCACCTGAAGAAGTAGTAAAATTATTAAAAGAAAAGAAAGTTATTTTTTGA
- a CDS encoding redoxin domain-containing protein: MKSKWLKAIVLLAIFSSSFCFSSAQPKVGQKAPDFEIEDPNGKTIRLSDLSGKVVLLDFWASWCMPCREANPEVVAIYQKYQDKGFEIFSVSLDTKREAWLNAIKKDQLTWPNHGSDLKGWENEVAELYEVSGIPATFLIDEKGIVIGTDLDEYDLDKKLNFLFNEQVQFYPQTAAGKLFFTTKAKYQIEDLKGNILLKGKSEEVDITGLAASEYVVRYEDKSSRFLKKVSDQSLVTFYPQRVDDKITLSKNANFEIYNQRGKLIKKGSGVYIMVQDLTPGNYYLSLEGTVNTFFKK; this comes from the coding sequence ATGAAGAGCAAATGGCTTAAAGCAATCGTTTTATTGGCAATTTTCTCTTCATCTTTCTGTTTTTCTTCCGCCCAACCCAAAGTAGGACAAAAAGCACCCGATTTTGAAATTGAAGATCCTAACGGAAAAACAATTCGTCTGTCAGATCTTTCTGGCAAAGTCGTATTGCTTGACTTTTGGGCATCTTGGTGTATGCCCTGCCGCGAAGCCAATCCAGAAGTAGTTGCTATTTATCAGAAATACCAGGATAAAGGATTTGAAATTTTCAGCGTTTCTCTTGATACAAAAAGAGAAGCATGGCTTAATGCTATAAAAAAAGATCAACTCACATGGCCCAACCATGGAAGTGATTTAAAAGGTTGGGAAAATGAAGTAGCTGAACTTTACGAAGTTTCAGGAATTCCCGCTACATTTTTAATAGATGAAAAGGGCATTGTCATTGGAACTGATCTTGACGAATACGATCTCGACAAAAAACTTAATTTTTTATTCAACGAACAAGTTCAGTTTTATCCTCAGACTGCAGCTGGCAAACTTTTTTTCACTACAAAGGCTAAATATCAAATTGAAGATTTAAAAGGAAATATCTTACTGAAAGGCAAAAGTGAAGAAGTTGATATTACCGGTTTGGCAGCCTCTGAGTATGTTGTCAGATATGAAGATAAATCATCTCGCTTCCTCAAAAAAGTAAGCGATCAGTCACTTGTTACTTTTTATCCGCAAAGGGTAGACGACAAAATCACTTTATCCAAAAACGCTAATTTCGAGATATACAATCAAAGAGGTAAACTGATTAAAAAAGGTTCTGGTGTATATATTATGGTCCAGGATCTGACTCCAGGCAATTATTATCTCAGCCTGGAAGGTACTGTTAATACTTTCTTCAAAAAATAA
- a CDS encoding OmpP1/FadL family transporter: MKISKYIFTTGFLSLFSISAFSQGPFGYYNDAVRFSQTTFGGTARFQGIAGATTALGADMGTLNSNPAGLGFYRKSDVSISPGLNFAGTRTNMLNTETRDNKVSFNIANIGIVFSGAKDDIVPGKYRGGSFGISMTRTNNFQNQFSYSGFNKANSFGQYVAESARGYSVGEVADQDLNALTDIVGLAYNAYLIDPINCGEDADKNPIQCPGNPWHSNMSDNIVKQKEIVATKGNQSQWDIAYGGNIDDKIYLGASLGIATIKYESSKVFTETNTQTSDTIDSYSLHDNLTLRGTGINFKVGAIIKPADWIRIGLTGQTPTYYSIRTTYEYKIKMNLNADFVNEFGIDDSFQSFSTLPGTYNYNLTTPARAKAGIALFAGKAGFISGDVEVVGYSGARLKGTDPAELDADNDVIKNLYKTTFNFNLGAEARLGDYRLRAGYARLGDPYRHGVVDDLDRTINTFTFGAGLKSEGFYADIAFVNTFYKSNYYSYHLNSGKEPMAIVNNRNTSLVITIGTSF, encoded by the coding sequence ATGAAAATATCAAAATACATTTTTACAACAGGCTTTTTAAGCCTGTTTTCTATTTCTGCTTTTTCTCAAGGTCCATTTGGTTACTATAACGATGCCGTGAGATTCTCTCAAACCACATTTGGGGGTACTGCACGTTTCCAAGGTATTGCAGGAGCTACAACAGCTCTTGGTGCCGATATGGGAACGCTTAATAGCAACCCTGCAGGTCTGGGATTTTATAGAAAGTCTGATGTTAGCATTTCCCCTGGACTAAACTTTGCAGGAACTCGAACCAACATGCTCAATACCGAAACAAGAGATAATAAAGTTAGCTTTAATATCGCCAATATCGGAATTGTCTTTTCTGGCGCGAAAGATGATATAGTACCAGGAAAATACAGAGGAGGTTCATTTGGTATCAGCATGACCAGAACCAACAACTTTCAAAATCAATTCAGCTATAGTGGTTTTAATAAAGCTAATTCATTCGGCCAATATGTAGCTGAATCAGCCAGAGGATATTCAGTTGGGGAAGTTGCCGATCAAGATCTCAATGCTCTCACAGATATCGTTGGTCTAGCCTACAATGCTTACCTGATTGATCCTATAAATTGTGGAGAAGATGCAGATAAAAATCCAATTCAATGCCCAGGAAATCCATGGCATTCGAATATGAGTGATAACATAGTAAAGCAAAAAGAAATAGTTGCTACCAAAGGAAATCAAAGTCAATGGGACATCGCTTATGGTGGAAATATTGATGATAAAATTTACCTCGGTGCCTCTCTTGGGATTGCTACTATAAAATATGAGTCTAGTAAAGTATTTACAGAAACCAATACCCAGACTAGTGATACTATTGACAGCTATTCTCTACATGATAATTTAACATTAAGGGGTACCGGTATTAATTTCAAAGTAGGAGCAATTATTAAACCTGCTGATTGGATAAGGATAGGACTTACCGGTCAGACTCCGACATATTATTCAATCAGGACTACTTACGAATACAAAATCAAGATGAATCTAAATGCAGATTTTGTTAACGAATTTGGTATTGATGACTCATTTCAATCCTTCTCTACGCTACCAGGGACATATAATTATAATCTGACAACCCCTGCAAGAGCAAAAGCAGGAATTGCCTTATTTGCAGGGAAAGCTGGATTTATTTCCGGAGATGTTGAAGTTGTAGGCTATAGCGGAGCAAGATTAAAAGGAACAGACCCTGCAGAACTGGATGCGGATAATGATGTAATAAAGAACCTTTACAAAACTACATTTAATTTTAACCTTGGCGCAGAAGCCAGACTCGGTGACTACAGGTTAAGAGCCGGATATGCAAGATTAGGTGATCCATATAGACATGGTGTTGTCGATGATCTTGATAGAACCATTAATACCTTTACCTTCGGTGCTGGTTTGAAATCTGAGGGCTTTTATGCTGATATTGCTTTTGTCAATACATTTTACAAAAGTAATTATTACTCTTATCACTTAAACAGTGGCAAAGAGCCGATGGCAATCGTCAACAACAGAAATACTAGTCTTGTAATTACAATAGGCACTAGCTTTTAA
- the proS gene encoding proline--tRNA ligase: MSKGLPKRSEDYSAWYNELVKRADLAENSAVRGCMVIKPYGFSIWEKMQSVLDKMFKDTGHSNAYFPLFIPKSYLSKEASHVEGFAKECAVVTHYRLKNSPDGKGVIVDPEAKLEEELIVRPTSETVIWSTYKNWIQSYRDLPLLVNQWANVVRWEMRTRLFLRTAEFLWQEGHTAHSTSQEAIRETEQMLEVYAHFAEQFMAMPVIKGKKTANERFAGAEDTYCIEALMQDGKALQAGTSHFLGQNFAKAFDVKFANQAGQLEFVWGTSWGVSTRLMGALIMAHSDDEGLVLPPALAPIQVVIVPIFKGKEQLELIREKAEVIRKQLLAKGISVKFDDRDTQTPGFKFAEYELKGVPVRLALGARDLENGTIEIARRDTKEKKSFKIEEAVSQVESLLADIQQNIFNKALKFREENTTKVDSFDEFVKVLDTKGGFILAHWDGTSETEEKIKEETKATIRCIPLDAKDEVGKCIYTGKPSSKRVVFARAY; encoded by the coding sequence ATGAGCAAAGGATTGCCAAAAAGAAGTGAAGATTATTCAGCATGGTATAATGAACTGGTCAAAAGAGCAGATCTGGCTGAAAATTCGGCGGTTAGAGGTTGTATGGTTATTAAACCCTATGGTTTTTCCATTTGGGAAAAAATGCAGTCGGTTTTAGATAAAATGTTTAAAGATACAGGACACTCCAACGCCTATTTCCCTCTTTTTATCCCAAAATCATATTTAAGCAAAGAAGCAAGTCATGTTGAAGGGTTTGCAAAAGAATGTGCTGTAGTAACGCATTACAGATTAAAAAATTCTCCAGATGGAAAAGGTGTAATTGTAGATCCGGAAGCAAAGCTTGAAGAAGAACTTATTGTAAGGCCTACTTCTGAAACAGTAATCTGGAGTACATATAAGAATTGGATTCAGTCATATAGAGATCTGCCACTGCTTGTAAATCAGTGGGCTAATGTGGTTCGTTGGGAAATGAGAACTCGTTTGTTCCTTCGTACAGCAGAGTTTTTATGGCAGGAAGGTCACACTGCCCATTCTACATCTCAGGAAGCCATCAGAGAGACTGAGCAAATGCTTGAAGTATATGCACATTTTGCAGAGCAATTTATGGCAATGCCTGTTATAAAAGGTAAAAAGACTGCAAACGAACGCTTTGCTGGCGCTGAGGATACTTATTGCATTGAAGCTTTAATGCAGGACGGAAAAGCTTTACAGGCGGGAACTTCCCATTTTCTGGGACAAAATTTTGCCAAAGCATTTGATGTAAAATTTGCAAATCAGGCAGGCCAATTGGAGTTTGTCTGGGGAACCTCATGGGGAGTGAGTACCCGATTGATGGGAGCGCTTATTATGGCTCACTCGGATGATGAAGGCCTTGTTTTACCTCCAGCTCTGGCGCCTATTCAAGTGGTAATTGTACCAATTTTCAAAGGAAAAGAACAACTTGAACTGATAAGAGAAAAAGCTGAGGTCATAAGAAAACAACTTCTTGCAAAAGGAATTTCTGTGAAGTTTGATGACAGAGATACTCAGACTCCGGGCTTCAAATTTGCAGAATATGAGCTTAAAGGGGTACCTGTTCGTTTGGCACTAGGTGCAAGAGACCTAGAAAATGGAACGATTGAAATTGCACGTCGAGACACAAAAGAGAAAAAATCGTTTAAAATAGAGGAAGCCGTGTCTCAGGTAGAGTCTTTATTGGCAGATATTCAGCAAAATATTTTTAATAAAGCATTAAAATTCAGGGAAGAGAATACTACTAAGGTTGATTCTTTTGATGAATTTGTAAAAGTGTTGGATACAAAAGGCGGTTTCATTTTGGCTCACTGGGATGGTACTTCCGAGACTGAGGAAAAAATCAAAGAAGAAACAAAAGCAACTATCAGGTGCATTCCTCTTGATGCTAAAGATGAAGTTGGTAAATGTATTTATACAGGTAAGCCCAGTTCGAAGAGGGTAGTATTTGCCAGAGCATATTAA
- the panB gene encoding 3-methyl-2-oxobutanoate hydroxymethyltransferase, with amino-acid sequence MSVHKSEIRKVTTHQLQEMKNRKEKISMLTAYDYSMAKILDTAGVDVLLVGDSASNVIAGHETTLPITLDQMIYHASSVIRAVSRALVVVDLPFGSYQGNSSEALRSAIRIMKESGAHSVKIEGGIEIRESILRILSAGVPVMGHLGLTPQSIYKFGTYTVRAREEAEAKKLIEDARLLEDCGCFAIVLEKIPAELAKTVADELTIPVIGIGAGPFVDGQVLVTHDMLGITKEFKPRFLRRYAELDNIITNAVEEYIKDVKSVDFPGQEEYY; translated from the coding sequence ATGTCTGTCCATAAATCAGAAATTAGAAAAGTAACTACCCACCAGTTACAGGAAATGAAGAATCGTAAAGAGAAGATTTCCATGCTTACTGCTTACGATTATTCAATGGCAAAAATTCTGGACACAGCAGGTGTTGATGTTCTGCTTGTAGGAGACTCTGCCTCGAATGTGATAGCAGGTCACGAAACTACCTTGCCAATCACCCTTGATCAGATGATTTATCATGCGAGTTCTGTAATAAGAGCGGTAAGCAGGGCATTAGTTGTTGTGGATCTTCCTTTTGGGTCTTATCAGGGAAACTCTTCCGAAGCTTTAAGATCGGCCATCAGGATCATGAAAGAATCCGGAGCTCATTCTGTGAAGATTGAAGGAGGGATAGAAATAAGAGAAAGTATTCTGAGAATATTAAGTGCTGGTGTACCGGTTATGGGACATCTAGGACTTACTCCTCAAAGTATTTATAAATTTGGAACATATACAGTAAGGGCAAGGGAAGAGGCAGAAGCAAAGAAACTTATTGAAGATGCCAGGCTTTTAGAAGACTGTGGGTGCTTTGCTATTGTATTAGAAAAGATTCCTGCCGAATTAGCAAAAACGGTTGCCGATGAGCTTACCATTCCAGTAATCGGTATAGGTGCCGGCCCATTTGTTGACGGACAAGTACTTGTTACTCATGATATGCTTGGTATTACGAAAGAGTTTAAACCAAGATTTTTGAGAAGATATGCAGAGCTTGATAATATCATTACCAATGCTGTTGAAGAGTATATTAAAGATGTTAAGTCTGTAGACTTTCCCGGACAAGAAGAATATTATTAA
- a CDS encoding RluA family pseudouridine synthase, translated as MDFSDKFEVVFEDNHLVIVNKRSGILVQGDETGDKALPDYIKDYLRVKYNKPGNIFAGVVHRLDRPVSGLVVIAKTSKALERMNEIFRERKVEKVYWAIVGNKPPELSGKLVHWMKKDGKVNVSRTYDNQIKDSLRAELDYQMVGKSGELYLLEVNPHTGRHHQIRSQLSSMGCPIKGDVKYGFSEKNGDHSICLHARRLKFIHPVKKEPIELIADLPGSGAWGKFKMFE; from the coding sequence GTGGATTTCTCAGATAAATTTGAAGTTGTTTTCGAAGACAACCATCTCGTCATAGTAAATAAAAGAAGCGGCATACTCGTGCAGGGAGATGAGACAGGAGATAAAGCATTACCGGATTATATCAAAGATTATTTAAGGGTTAAATACAATAAGCCGGGAAATATTTTTGCCGGTGTTGTTCATAGGCTTGACAGACCTGTAAGCGGACTCGTTGTGATTGCCAAAACTTCCAAAGCTCTGGAAAGAATGAATGAGATCTTCAGAGAAAGAAAGGTTGAAAAAGTATACTGGGCAATTGTTGGGAATAAGCCACCAGAACTTTCTGGCAAGCTGGTTCACTGGATGAAAAAAGATGGAAAAGTTAACGTATCCAGAACTTATGACAATCAGATAAAGGATAGTCTGCGAGCTGAACTGGACTATCAAATGGTAGGAAAGTCCGGTGAGCTGTACTTGCTTGAAGTAAATCCTCATACTGGGAGACACCATCAGATAAGGTCACAGCTGTCATCTATGGGATGTCCGATTAAAGGAGATGTGAAGTATGGATTTTCTGAAAAGAATGGTGATCATAGTATTTGCCTTCATGCAAGGAGATTGAAATTTATTCACCCTGTAAAAAAGGAGCCGATTGAACTAATTGCAGATTTGCCGGGTTCGGGAGCTTGGGGAAAGTTCAAAATGTTTGAATAA
- a CDS encoding DUF6787 family protein, giving the protein MSFWLRLKDKWGIRSNWQMTIIFIVFAITGMSAVEIRKILFPLMGVVGDTPFYVKFLLWLFVIFPFYYVFLLTYGFIFGQFPFFWAMTKKTFGRFGKPFRR; this is encoded by the coding sequence ATGAGTTTTTGGTTAAGATTGAAAGATAAGTGGGGGATAAGAAGCAATTGGCAGATGACAATTATTTTTATTGTTTTTGCAATAACAGGAATGTCTGCAGTTGAAATCAGAAAGATTTTATTCCCATTGATGGGAGTAGTAGGTGATACTCCTTTTTATGTAAAATTCCTTCTTTGGTTATTTGTAATCTTCCCATTTTACTATGTATTTCTACTAACATATGGATTTATTTTTGGCCAGTTTCCATTCTTTTGGGCAATGACAAAAAAGACATTCGGAAGATTTGGAAAGCCATTTAGACGATAA